In one window of Burkholderia multivorans ATCC BAA-247 DNA:
- a CDS encoding MFS transporter, with amino-acid sequence MASTNDTARMHDMPSERDAGTAADIDALYGKLTQRIIPLILVCYFFGYLDRVNVGFAKLQMAADLHLSEAAYGVGAGLFFVGYLLLQVPAGWLVQRIGVKKCIAGSMLAWGAVSIGTLATTGQTSFYVLRFLLGVTEASFFPAVIAYFSVWFPSRRLSRVMALLFLAMPLGVVIGGPLSGWIMDATHGGFGLRGWQWMFLLEGLPAVLLGLYLLASVTERIDDARWLTDAEKRMIHAEMAQETEGKRAHLGAALREPTLWLLFATSFLYNVGNYGLIFWMPTMIKALGSLSNFAVGVVSAVPYLVASIAMVLNAQHSVRTGERRWHTAAPVIVGGVALLASVGMRAHPLLAVVCLTVGVAGIMSTLAMFWSLPSRILAGEAAAGGAGLVNIGAAVAGFVGPSIMGYLKAMTGSTEIGVALLALTLFGAAALILSIPRRFIGRA; translated from the coding sequence ATGGCAAGCACCAACGACACGGCACGGATGCACGACATGCCATCCGAACGCGATGCCGGCACCGCCGCCGATATCGACGCCCTTTACGGCAAGCTCACGCAACGCATCATTCCGCTGATTCTCGTGTGCTACTTCTTCGGCTATCTCGACCGCGTCAACGTCGGCTTCGCGAAGCTGCAGATGGCGGCCGACCTGCACCTGTCCGAAGCCGCATACGGCGTCGGCGCCGGGCTGTTCTTCGTCGGCTATCTGCTGCTGCAGGTGCCGGCCGGCTGGCTCGTGCAGCGCATCGGCGTGAAGAAATGCATCGCCGGTTCGATGCTCGCGTGGGGCGCCGTGTCGATCGGCACGCTCGCGACGACCGGCCAGACCAGCTTCTACGTGCTGCGTTTCCTGCTCGGCGTGACCGAAGCGAGCTTCTTCCCGGCGGTGATCGCCTATTTCAGCGTGTGGTTTCCGTCGCGACGCCTGTCGCGCGTGATGGCGCTGCTGTTTCTCGCGATGCCGCTCGGCGTCGTGATCGGCGGCCCGCTGTCGGGCTGGATCATGGACGCGACGCACGGCGGCTTCGGGCTGCGCGGCTGGCAATGGATGTTCCTGCTCGAAGGCCTGCCGGCCGTGCTGCTCGGCCTCTATCTGCTCGCGTCGGTCACCGAGCGCATCGATGACGCGCGCTGGCTGACCGACGCCGAGAAGCGGATGATCCACGCGGAGATGGCGCAGGAAACCGAAGGCAAGCGCGCCCACCTCGGCGCCGCGCTGCGCGAGCCGACGCTGTGGCTACTGTTCGCGACGTCGTTCCTCTACAACGTCGGCAACTACGGGCTGATTTTCTGGATGCCGACGATGATCAAGGCGCTCGGCTCGCTCAGCAACTTCGCGGTCGGCGTCGTCAGCGCGGTCCCGTATCTCGTCGCCTCGATCGCGATGGTGCTCAACGCGCAGCATTCGGTACGCACCGGCGAGCGCCGCTGGCACACCGCCGCGCCCGTCATCGTCGGCGGCGTCGCGCTGCTCGCGAGCGTCGGCATGCGTGCGCACCCGCTGCTCGCGGTCGTGTGCCTGACCGTCGGCGTGGCCGGCATCATGAGCACGCTCGCGATGTTCTGGAGCCTGCCGTCGCGCATTCTCGCCGGCGAGGCCGCCGCGGGCGGCGCGGGGCTCGTCAACATCGGCGCGGCCGTGGCAGGCTTCGTCGGGCCGTCGATCATGGGCTATCTGAAGGCGATGACGGGCAGCACCGAGATCGGTGTCGCGCTGCTCGCGCTCACGCTGTTCGGTGCGGCTGCGCTGATCCTGTCGATCCCGCGCCGCTTCATCGGCCGCGCCTGA
- a CDS encoding amidase family protein, which translates to MPTDTIDMRDALGIAWAVRTGRLSAVQVARQALDDIGTRHAQFNAISMCFDTRALEAAARVDACVRAGRDAGPLAGVPFVVKSNFDVAGYATVAGSPTRLRAPAARCDASMVDRLVQAGAVPVAATHMDEFACGATGVNPHFGAVRLPADASRMTGGSSSGSAAAVAAGHVPLALGSDTNGSIRAPAALCGVWAIKPTHGRLSMDGCVPYASSLDAAGGFAANLDDLCALYDALSCTSRDDAPIGHAPLRVGVLTGEFERRADAQVRRAVERASACFAQHDHVQAVPIDESVLEPIRASARLVSNFEVARRHRALLDADASRVSAHLRERIRTGLAIGDAAYADALAHRAEWQARLAALFERFDILIAPATPYVAPRFSDATVDVNGEALDPKTTLGMFTQPISFAGLPVVSAPCHAKGELPAGVQLIGRPGDERRCLAAARRLVSPNR; encoded by the coding sequence ATGCCGACCGATACGATCGACATGCGCGACGCACTCGGCATCGCGTGGGCGGTTCGGACGGGCCGGCTGAGTGCCGTCCAGGTCGCCCGGCAGGCGCTCGACGACATCGGCACGCGCCATGCGCAGTTCAACGCGATCAGCATGTGCTTCGATACACGTGCGCTCGAGGCGGCGGCGCGCGTCGACGCGTGCGTGCGCGCCGGCCGCGACGCCGGGCCGCTCGCCGGTGTGCCGTTCGTCGTGAAGAGCAATTTCGACGTCGCCGGCTATGCGACCGTCGCAGGTTCGCCGACCCGGCTTCGCGCGCCTGCGGCGCGCTGCGACGCGTCCATGGTCGATCGCCTCGTGCAGGCCGGCGCGGTGCCGGTCGCCGCAACGCATATGGACGAATTCGCGTGCGGCGCGACCGGCGTCAATCCGCATTTCGGTGCGGTGCGCCTGCCGGCCGACGCTTCACGCATGACCGGCGGCTCGTCGAGCGGATCGGCGGCCGCAGTGGCTGCCGGCCACGTGCCGCTCGCGCTCGGCAGCGACACGAACGGCTCGATTCGCGCACCCGCTGCGCTGTGCGGCGTATGGGCGATCAAGCCGACGCACGGGCGGCTGTCGATGGACGGTTGCGTGCCGTATGCGTCTTCGCTCGACGCGGCCGGCGGGTTCGCGGCGAACCTCGACGATCTTTGCGCGCTTTACGACGCGTTGTCCTGTACGAGCCGCGACGACGCACCGATCGGCCACGCGCCGCTGCGCGTCGGCGTGCTCACCGGGGAATTCGAACGCCGGGCGGATGCGCAGGTGCGCCGTGCGGTCGAGCGAGCGAGCGCGTGCTTCGCGCAACACGACCATGTGCAGGCCGTGCCGATCGATGAATCGGTGCTCGAGCCGATCCGCGCGAGTGCGCGCCTCGTGTCGAACTTCGAGGTCGCGCGCCGTCATCGCGCGCTGCTCGATGCCGACGCGTCGCGCGTGTCCGCGCATCTGCGCGAGCGTATTCGCACCGGGCTCGCCATCGGCGATGCCGCGTACGCCGACGCGCTCGCCCATCGCGCCGAGTGGCAGGCACGCCTGGCTGCACTGTTCGAACGCTTCGACATCCTGATCGCGCCGGCAACGCCGTATGTCGCGCCGCGCTTCTCCGATGCAACGGTCGACGTCAACGGCGAGGCGCTCGATCCGAAGACGACGCTCGGCATGTTCACGCAACCGATCTCGTTTGCCGGGCTGCCCGTGGTCAGCGCGCCGTGCCACGCGAAGGGCGAGCTGCCGGCGGGCGTGCAGTTGATCGGCCGGCCCGGCGACGAGCGGCGATGCCTGGCCGCCGCGCGGCGGCTCGTCAGTCCGAACCGGTGA
- a CDS encoding IclR family transcriptional regulator, which translates to MNPDTPDTPDTTGTPADDETYLVPALERGLRVLELFNAREPVLTPNVIAQRLGLPRTTALRLVQTLHTLGYLERANRDRDYRLGARVMKLGFDYLSSLALTDIGTPVIERLRDETGFASHLVVRDGRDVVFVAKAWTQDSVMSAIKVNIGTRIPAHASVHGHVLLGDLDLAELEALFPEPMLPTYTPHTPRTAAEVHARAQKYAAEGYALSESSFEPGISVISAPVRDGSGLIVAAVTLTVARPFLEKSMLDQGLVGKVLKAAGELSERLNYRAPEPAGTCD; encoded by the coding sequence ATGAATCCGGATACACCCGATACACCCGATACGACCGGCACGCCTGCCGACGACGAGACTTACCTGGTACCCGCGCTGGAGCGCGGCCTCAGGGTGCTCGAACTGTTCAATGCGCGCGAGCCGGTGCTGACGCCCAACGTGATCGCGCAGCGCCTCGGCCTGCCGCGTACGACCGCGCTGCGTCTCGTGCAGACGCTGCATACGCTCGGCTACCTCGAACGTGCGAATCGCGACCGCGACTACCGGCTCGGCGCGCGCGTGATGAAGCTCGGCTTCGACTATCTGAGTTCGCTCGCGCTGACCGATATCGGCACGCCGGTGATCGAGCGGCTGCGCGACGAGACCGGTTTCGCGAGTCATCTGGTCGTGCGCGACGGACGCGACGTCGTGTTCGTCGCCAAGGCGTGGACGCAGGATTCCGTGATGAGCGCGATCAAGGTCAATATCGGCACGCGGATTCCGGCGCATGCGTCGGTGCACGGCCATGTGCTGCTCGGCGATCTCGATCTGGCGGAGCTCGAAGCGCTGTTTCCCGAACCGATGCTGCCGACCTACACGCCGCATACGCCGCGCACGGCCGCCGAAGTCCATGCGCGTGCGCAGAAATACGCGGCGGAAGGCTATGCGCTGAGCGAGTCGTCGTTCGAGCCCGGCATTTCGGTGATCAGCGCGCCCGTGCGCGACGGCAGCGGGTTGATCGTCGCCGCGGTCACGCTGACGGTCGCGCGGCCTTTCCTCGAGAAGTCGATGCTCGACCAAGGGCTCGTCGGCAAGGTGCTGAAGGCCGCCGGCGAACTGTCCGAGCGGTTGAACTACCGCGCGCCGGAGCCCGCAGGCACGTGCGACTGA
- a CDS encoding MFS transporter, with protein MPDTAARKPTRVRFLMLFLVFVGTVVNYVDRANLSVAAPLLKHEFGLDPVAIGVLFSAYSWTYVLANLPGGWVVDRFGSRAMYALALLIWSSFTFLQGFAGRFATLFGLRLGVGVAEAPTFPINNRVVSIWFAQRERGSATSVYLVGQYIGMAALTPVLFWIAGTFGWRAIFFATGLVGIVWAGIWYLLYRDPEQCRWVNQAELDHIRRGGAVVETGKPARGEPFPWRKLAIVFSNRQIVAICAGKFASLSSLYFFLTWFPSYLISERHMTVLKAGGVASVPFVAASIGVLAGGALSDWLLRRGASVGTARKTPIITGLLLVPTMTLTVLTDTNWIVIAIMSFAFFAQGVASASWSLIGDIAPRSMLGITGGAVNFVGNLSGIVTPIAIGFIVRETGSFGWALGLISVFAVIGALCYTFLLGEVKRIDLDPPERGGRSPEPLKSTVQD; from the coding sequence AAGCACGAGTTCGGGCTCGACCCGGTGGCGATCGGCGTGCTGTTCTCCGCGTATTCGTGGACGTACGTGCTGGCGAACCTGCCCGGCGGCTGGGTCGTCGATCGCTTCGGCTCGCGCGCGATGTATGCGCTGGCGCTGCTGATCTGGTCAAGCTTCACGTTCCTGCAGGGCTTCGCCGGCCGCTTCGCGACGCTGTTCGGGCTGCGGCTCGGCGTCGGCGTCGCCGAGGCGCCGACCTTCCCGATCAACAACCGCGTCGTGTCGATCTGGTTCGCGCAGCGCGAACGCGGCAGCGCGACGAGCGTCTATCTGGTCGGCCAGTACATCGGCATGGCGGCGCTGACACCGGTGCTGTTCTGGATCGCCGGCACGTTCGGCTGGCGCGCGATCTTCTTCGCGACGGGCCTCGTCGGCATCGTGTGGGCCGGCATCTGGTATCTGCTGTACCGCGATCCCGAGCAATGCCGATGGGTGAACCAGGCCGAGCTCGATCACATCCGGCGCGGCGGCGCCGTCGTCGAGACCGGCAAGCCCGCGCGCGGCGAACCGTTTCCATGGCGCAAGCTCGCGATCGTGTTCAGCAACCGGCAGATCGTCGCGATCTGCGCGGGCAAGTTCGCCTCGCTGTCGTCGCTGTACTTTTTCCTCACCTGGTTCCCGAGCTACCTGATCAGCGAGCGGCACATGACGGTGCTCAAGGCAGGCGGCGTCGCCTCGGTGCCGTTCGTGGCCGCGTCGATCGGCGTACTCGCCGGTGGTGCGCTATCGGACTGGCTGCTGCGACGCGGCGCGAGCGTCGGCACCGCGCGCAAGACGCCGATCATCACGGGCCTGCTGCTGGTGCCGACGATGACGCTGACGGTGCTGACCGACACGAACTGGATCGTGATCGCGATCATGTCGTTCGCGTTTTTCGCGCAGGGCGTCGCGTCCGCGTCGTGGTCGCTGATCGGCGACATCGCGCCGCGCAGCATGCTCGGCATCACGGGCGGCGCGGTCAACTTCGTCGGCAACCTGTCTGGTATCGTTACGCCGATCGCCATCGGCTTCATCGTCCGCGAGACGGGTTCGTTCGGGTGGGCGCTCGGGTTGATCAGCGTGTTCGCGGTGATCGGCGCGCTGTGCTACACGTTCCTGCTCGGCGAGGTCAAACGCATCGACCTCGATCCGCCCGAACGCGGCGGCCGCTCGCCCGAACCGCTGAAGTCGACCGTGCAAGACTGA